Proteins encoded by one window of Fibrobacter sp. UWR4:
- a CDS encoding Gfo/Idh/MocA family oxidoreductase produces the protein MTKVITYGTYDLLHQGHINLLKRAKALGDYLIVGVTNDNFDRDRGKLNVRNNVLERVEAVKATGLADQIIIEDYVGQKIDDVQKYDVDIFAIGSDWEGKFDYLNEFCQVVYLPRTEGISSTMLRSETQDTVKVGILGCGRVANRFPSEANVVNGVSITAAYDIKPEVSQAYAKSFDGVTAYADLDEFYKNVDAVYVATPHLAHYENIKNSLLAGKHVLCETPMVLKFQEAKELYKLAETQGVILMEANKTAHCPAFNHLMVMIKSGLIGEVVDIEASLSQLLDKSGREFDPAQAGGAMFEQGSYPLLPIMKLMGINYESIELFSRMENGVDVHTKGVIRYPKAVCSFKVGLGVKTEGNLVISGTKGYAYVPAPWWKTDYFELRYEDANNNKKFFYKWDGFGLRYEIQEFISCIYNHRFSTARLRRRESICMAEIMEQFSQRKNFFEI, from the coding sequence ATGACTAAAGTAATTACTTACGGAACCTACGACTTACTTCATCAAGGGCATATCAACCTCCTAAAACGAGCTAAAGCTCTGGGAGACTATTTAATCGTAGGCGTCACCAACGACAACTTTGACCGCGACCGCGGCAAGTTGAACGTACGTAATAACGTTCTGGAACGAGTAGAAGCCGTAAAAGCAACCGGTCTGGCAGATCAGATTATCATAGAAGACTACGTCGGTCAGAAAATCGATGACGTCCAGAAATATGACGTGGATATTTTTGCAATCGGTTCCGACTGGGAAGGGAAATTTGACTACCTGAACGAATTCTGCCAGGTGGTTTACTTGCCTCGTACCGAGGGTATATCCTCCACTATGCTCCGTTCGGAAACCCAGGATACCGTAAAGGTCGGCATTCTCGGATGCGGAAGGGTCGCCAATCGATTCCCCAGCGAAGCGAATGTGGTCAATGGAGTCTCCATCACCGCAGCTTACGACATCAAACCCGAAGTCAGCCAGGCCTACGCCAAGTCCTTTGACGGGGTAACGGCATATGCCGACCTAGATGAGTTTTACAAGAACGTAGACGCAGTCTACGTCGCAACGCCCCATCTAGCACATTACGAAAACATCAAGAATTCTCTTTTAGCAGGAAAGCACGTTCTCTGCGAAACCCCCATGGTACTGAAATTCCAGGAAGCCAAGGAACTTTACAAGTTGGCAGAAACACAGGGCGTCATCCTGATGGAAGCAAATAAGACCGCCCATTGTCCCGCCTTCAATCATCTGATGGTCATGATCAAGTCCGGGCTGATTGGTGAAGTGGTGGATATTGAAGCCTCTCTCTCCCAGTTGCTAGACAAGAGCGGACGTGAATTCGATCCGGCCCAGGCAGGAGGGGCGATGTTCGAGCAGGGATCCTATCCCCTTCTCCCCATCATGAAACTGATGGGAATCAATTACGAGAGCATAGAGCTTTTCTCCCGCATGGAAAATGGCGTAGACGTCCATACCAAGGGTGTCATCCGCTACCCCAAGGCCGTATGTTCATTCAAGGTCGGTCTTGGCGTCAAGACCGAAGGCAACCTGGTCATTTCAGGAACCAAGGGTTATGCCTATGTTCCAGCCCCCTGGTGGAAAACAGACTACTTTGAGCTCCGTTACGAAGATGCCAACAACAACAAGAAGTTTTTCTACAAATGGGATGGCTTCGGACTCCGCTATGAAATCCAGGAGTTCATCAGTTGCATCTACAACCATAGGTTCAGTACGGCAAGACTGCGCCGCAGAGAAAGTATCTGCATGGCAGAAATCATGGAGCAGTTCAGCCAACGTAAAAACTTTTTCGAGATTTAA
- a CDS encoding glycosyltransferase, protein MKILEVIFSLTPGGAERFVVDLSNELSKADEVVVLTLKDDKVDPENRTFYKFDLSTRVTYKNLGLDDGFNLKKIIQVYKAIRAEKADIVHLNLRNVPKYCILAILLLHRKTKFVQTIHNDMSGYNELFYRIYFETIGRLKWVHYVALSDTNYKDLKRMHRHTDACCIVNGRAKVAPTDQFNNVKAEIESYRETASTKVFLHVARCGSQKNQDLLVDAFNVLEQKGQDVKLLIIGAGFDSERGQRLLGKAAKNTFYLGTKKNVCDYMLNSDLFTLSSAYEGMPITLLEASLAGIPAVSTPVCGAVDMIVNGKNGYLSKDFTLETYVEALENAIANFDFIKNLANEMKEKSPFTMEACARKYRQFFEQ, encoded by the coding sequence ATGAAAATTCTTGAAGTTATTTTTTCGTTAACTCCGGGCGGCGCAGAGCGTTTTGTGGTGGACCTTAGCAATGAATTGTCTAAGGCCGATGAAGTCGTCGTCTTGACTCTCAAAGATGATAAGGTTGATCCTGAAAATAGAACCTTTTACAAGTTTGATCTTTCGACACGGGTGACGTATAAGAATCTTGGACTTGATGACGGCTTTAATCTGAAAAAAATTATCCAGGTTTATAAAGCAATTCGTGCAGAAAAGGCTGATATTGTCCATCTGAATCTGCGAAATGTTCCCAAGTATTGTATTCTAGCCATATTGTTGTTGCACAGAAAGACGAAATTTGTGCAGACTATTCATAATGATATGTCTGGTTATAACGAATTGTTCTATCGAATCTATTTTGAAACCATAGGTCGATTGAAGTGGGTACATTATGTTGCCCTTTCTGACACAAATTACAAAGACTTGAAGAGAATGCATCGCCATACGGATGCCTGTTGCATTGTAAATGGGCGTGCTAAGGTTGCTCCTACGGATCAGTTCAACAATGTGAAGGCTGAAATAGAATCTTATAGGGAGACTGCTTCTACAAAAGTGTTCTTACATGTGGCTCGATGCGGATCTCAAAAGAACCAGGATTTACTAGTTGATGCCTTTAATGTTTTGGAACAAAAGGGCCAAGATGTGAAGCTTCTCATTATTGGCGCTGGTTTTGATAGCGAAAGAGGTCAGCGCCTTTTAGGAAAGGCTGCCAAGAATACCTTCTATTTAGGTACAAAAAAGAATGTCTGCGACTATATGCTGAATTCGGATTTGTTTACTCTGTCTTCTGCATATGAAGGAATGCCAATTACGTTGCTGGAAGCTTCTCTTGCGGGAATTCCCGCTGTGTCTACGCCTGTTTGCGGTGCTGTTGATATGATTGTGAATGGAAAGAATGGTTACCTAAGTAAGGATTTTACTTTGGAAACTTACGTTGAAGCTCTAGAAAATGCGATTGCAAATTTTGATTTTATCAAGAATCTTGCTAATGAGATGAAGGAAAAGAGTCCCTTTACTATGGAAGCTTGCGCAAGAAAATACAGACAGTTCTTTGAACAGTGA